From a region of the Paenibacillus sp. FSL R10-2734 genome:
- a CDS encoding FAD-dependent oxidoreductase: MSTNYVIIGTGVAAVTAAKAIRDYDAEGTIHIYGAEEGLPYNRIKLSKDLFADLHADKVLIKKEKWFEKQQVVVISDKRIEVIHPNQHTIETSDGERISYDKLLICAGSNNRKLTLDGIDKQGVFCIRERHEADAFKAYIEDKEQVAIIGGGIQGLETAWSLHKAGQKVTILEVASRLMANQLDEEMSAKLKAQIESFGINVVLQATIQEIVGNEAVTGIKVNNEVIPCDSISYAIGITPNIALAVGTEIQVNRGIQVNDCMETSVADIYAAGDITEWKGTVEGLWDRAMAQGAIAGQNMATGATATYNTTIPLTLFNAFDLNLFSMGCVDASRCDKTLVDNEDKYTRLFLKKNQIVGVISQDTVVASAPYKAAIISEASVEGLHLDGISIAEVMAYVKNHS, encoded by the coding sequence ATGAGTACAAATTACGTTATTATCGGCACTGGTGTCGCAGCGGTTACTGCAGCAAAGGCCATCCGCGATTATGATGCAGAAGGAACTATTCACATCTACGGCGCTGAAGAAGGCTTACCCTATAATCGAATCAAATTGTCCAAAGATTTGTTCGCAGATTTACATGCAGACAAAGTTCTCATTAAGAAAGAAAAATGGTTCGAGAAGCAACAAGTCGTAGTGATCTCTGATAAGAGAATTGAGGTTATTCATCCTAATCAGCATACGATTGAAACATCTGATGGTGAGCGCATTTCTTATGATAAGCTGCTAATTTGTGCAGGTTCTAATAATCGTAAATTAACGTTGGATGGCATTGATAAGCAAGGGGTGTTCTGTATCCGTGAGCGTCATGAGGCAGATGCTTTTAAAGCTTACATCGAGGATAAAGAGCAGGTAGCGATCATCGGCGGTGGAATTCAAGGCTTGGAAACGGCATGGTCCCTTCATAAAGCAGGACAAAAAGTTACCATCCTAGAAGTGGCTTCACGTCTAATGGCTAATCAATTAGATGAAGAGATGAGTGCCAAATTAAAAGCTCAAATTGAATCGTTTGGCATAAACGTTGTATTACAAGCAACCATTCAAGAAATCGTAGGTAATGAAGCTGTTACTGGAATCAAGGTGAATAACGAAGTGATTCCATGCGATAGTATATCGTATGCCATCGGAATCACTCCGAATATTGCTTTAGCAGTGGGCACTGAAATTCAGGTGAATCGTGGAATTCAGGTTAATGATTGCATGGAAACAAGCGTTGCTGATATTTATGCTGCCGGTGATATTACGGAATGGAAGGGTACAGTGGAAGGTCTATGGGATCGTGCGATGGCACAAGGTGCTATTGCAGGTCAGAATATGGCGACTGGAGCCACTGCAACGTATAACACAACCATTCCGCTCACATTGTTTAATGCCTTTGACCTAAACCTGTTCTCAATGGGTTGTGTGGATGCGTCTCGATGCGACAAGACACTAGTAGATAATGAAGATAAATATACGAGATTATTTTTGAAAAAGAATCAAATTGTTGGTGTGATTTCGCAGGATACAGTAGTAGCTTCGGCTCCATACAAAGCTGCAATTATTAGTGAAGCTTCCGTTGAAGGTCTACACCTCGATGGAATATCAATTGCCGAAGTAATGGCGTACGTAAAAAATCATTCATAA
- a CDS encoding FprA family A-type flavoprotein, whose amino-acid sequence MSNNKIADNIYWVGKIDDREVPFHRLVLSSGTTYNSYLLNTEKPTVIDAVDLAFGREFVENLSKMIDPATIQYIVINHTEPDHSGGLAALSGRAEHATIVCTEKAVDELKEMYKLHHRNFLVVKDGDTLDIGGKTLLFKETPYLHTEETMITYCVEDKILFPCDIFSSHVAVKALFEDECGYDITDEFVGYYNAIIHPHRRYVRTLITALESLDIQMICPSHGYILRHDIQKYIDIYDKYSANTIEDKRVTIVYTTIKNNTKKVAEQMKSIFEANQIQTTVFNADKSDMADMITSIQAADAVFIGGSTKYADMVGNLEPLLIQLKEMNLEGKLAVAFGSYGWSGEAIEVIQDYLNETNMDVQSTSKVIKTTGMTHVEFPIRIRFTPKNEQLQKIEHATEFVTDLLQSAI is encoded by the coding sequence ATGAGTAACAACAAGATTGCAGATAACATTTATTGGGTGGGTAAAATCGACGATCGGGAGGTTCCGTTCCACCGTCTCGTTCTGTCTAGCGGTACAACATACAATTCTTACTTGCTTAATACAGAAAAGCCGACGGTTATTGATGCTGTTGATTTGGCATTCGGTCGTGAATTCGTCGAAAACTTGAGTAAGATGATCGATCCAGCCACAATCCAATATATCGTAATTAATCATACAGAACCTGACCACTCCGGAGGTTTGGCTGCATTATCTGGCCGAGCAGAGCATGCAACCATTGTATGTACGGAGAAGGCCGTTGATGAGTTGAAAGAGATGTACAAGCTCCATCACCGTAACTTCTTAGTTGTGAAAGATGGCGATACATTGGATATCGGTGGAAAAACATTGTTATTCAAAGAAACACCTTATCTGCATACAGAAGAAACAATGATCACGTACTGTGTTGAAGACAAGATTTTGTTCCCATGCGATATCTTTAGCTCCCACGTTGCTGTTAAAGCATTGTTCGAAGACGAGTGCGGCTATGATATAACCGACGAATTCGTTGGCTACTACAACGCGATCATTCACCCACACCGTCGTTATGTTCGTACATTGATTACTGCACTAGAAAGCTTGGACATTCAAATGATCTGTCCTTCACATGGTTACATTCTACGTCACGATATTCAAAAGTACATTGACATATACGACAAGTATAGCGCGAACACCATCGAAGATAAACGTGTAACGATTGTGTATACCACGATTAAGAACAATACCAAAAAGGTTGCAGAACAAATGAAGTCGATTTTTGAGGCAAATCAAATTCAAACGACGGTATTTAATGCAGATAAATCGGACATGGCCGACATGATCACAAGCATTCAGGCTGCTGATGCGGTGTTCATCGGCGGCTCGACGAAATATGCCGACATGGTTGGTAACCTGGAGCCATTATTAATTCAGCTAAAAGAGATGAACTTGGAAGGTAAGCTTGCTGTTGCATTCGGTTCTTATGGCTGGAGTGGTGAAGCGATTGAAGTCATCCAAGATTACCTTAACGAGACGAATATGGATGTACAGAGTACCTCGAAAGTCATTAAAACGACAGGTATGACACATGTGGAATTCCCAATCCGTATTCGCTTCACACCGAAAAATGAGCAATTGCAAAAAATTGAACATGCTACTGAGTTCGTGACAGATTTATTGCAGAGCGCAATCTAA
- a CDS encoding phosphotransferase, producing MEIGAITFFVKDMGKMVTFYRDVMNMAIEWDGDVFTGVKLKSGVFFNLCQRDVVGISQLGYPNGLNGTMEVSFGVPSPEDVDKEFDRLVKAGATPIKEPISQPYGLREAVVADPEGNLIEIVAGIPLLKPPISVVDWLEHNEILNDLLPQEESLTTHAMDHGFEAEVLKISLDQKSYVLKTWSKSSKPDVQSQYRLLDILFERGVAVSRPVGWGIDPNGDKVLLTSFDGTPIHKVNDKKMKELANILAKLHQIHIEELEHIELPKYDFIDYFFPEAREHADLNHAVTSLREQTPMKQDRIIHGDFHIGNIVEEQERYTVIDWTNGQLGDPRYDFEWSFVLLKIHISERYAEVFRSAYLLEIDIDQEELEVFEAWACLRWILLNRRGSTPKGPNVTKRVKSLIANNRFLKKLELKEISKLV from the coding sequence ATGGAAATCGGTGCGATCACTTTTTTTGTAAAGGACATGGGAAAGATGGTTACATTCTATCGGGACGTCATGAATATGGCTATAGAATGGGATGGTGATGTATTTACCGGGGTCAAGTTGAAGAGTGGTGTGTTCTTTAATTTGTGTCAGCGGGATGTAGTAGGTATCTCACAACTAGGCTATCCCAATGGTTTAAATGGGACTATGGAAGTCTCCTTTGGCGTTCCCTCTCCTGAAGATGTCGACAAGGAATTTGATCGTCTGGTGAAGGCAGGAGCAACTCCTATAAAAGAGCCTATTTCTCAGCCCTATGGGTTGCGTGAAGCTGTTGTGGCTGACCCTGAAGGGAATCTGATTGAGATCGTAGCAGGCATTCCACTTTTGAAACCCCCTATAAGTGTCGTAGATTGGCTAGAACACAACGAGATCCTGAACGACTTACTCCCGCAAGAAGAGAGCTTAACCACGCATGCTATGGATCATGGCTTTGAAGCTGAAGTCCTAAAGATCAGTTTAGATCAGAAGAGTTATGTCTTGAAAACTTGGAGTAAGAGCTCTAAACCGGATGTTCAGTCTCAATATCGGTTATTGGATATTCTGTTCGAACGAGGGGTAGCCGTCTCTAGACCAGTAGGCTGGGGGATCGATCCGAATGGAGATAAAGTGTTGTTAACAAGCTTTGACGGGACACCAATTCATAAAGTGAATGATAAGAAAATGAAAGAGCTTGCGAATATTTTAGCCAAACTACATCAAATTCACATTGAAGAGCTTGAACATATAGAGCTACCTAAGTATGATTTCATCGATTACTTTTTCCCTGAAGCGAGAGAGCACGCAGACCTTAACCATGCAGTGACTTCTCTTAGGGAGCAAACTCCAATGAAGCAGGACCGTATCATTCACGGAGATTTTCACATAGGAAATATTGTAGAGGAACAGGAGCGATATACCGTCATCGATTGGACGAACGGCCAGTTGGGAGACCCTAGATATGATTTTGAATGGTCATTTGTTCTCCTGAAAATACACATTTCCGAGCGTTACGCTGAAGTGTTTCGTTCTGCTTATTTATTGGAAATAGATATAGATCAGGAAGAGCTTGAAGTCTTCGAAGCATGGGCTTGTCTTAGATGGATCTTGCTGAATAGAAGAGGTAGTACACCTAAAGGGCCTAATGTAACGAAGAGAGTGAAGAGCTTAATCGCCAACAATCGATTCTTAAAAAAGTTGGAGCTAAAAGAGATTTCCAAGCTTGTTTAA
- a CDS encoding GNAT family N-acetyltransferase, with protein sequence MEDFVIRNPKDEDAEQIESLDFVLKMLYLYHGDLDKRNMFCAVSGDEEVLAVAHLMEHDTFHAAGHDEDSSFKRYLNYEIIFAENAEDERIKAALIEALIERSREIKAEHQEKRIIMAQYIDTDNLEELGFCLARGFTICDTIVVYKFDLSREIPEYPLPEGVLVKPTTLNDSENQEKYRQAELASFDGVAWSLNHLGWMQGSPEIVNFCAFHGDQLIGNTSTWRITDERSATENVFVIPEWQKKGVARTIICTALDYLKKQGKTIATLGTHGDNKKAIRLYTQIGYELCGFRFTVGYEIH encoded by the coding sequence ATGGAGGACTTTGTAATCAGAAATCCGAAGGATGAAGATGCGGAGCAAATCGAAAGCCTGGATTTTGTTTTGAAAATGCTATATCTGTATCATGGCGATCTGGATAAGCGAAATATGTTCTGCGCAGTGAGTGGGGACGAAGAGGTTCTGGCCGTTGCTCATCTGATGGAGCATGATACCTTTCATGCGGCTGGGCATGACGAAGACTCAAGTTTCAAACGGTATCTTAATTACGAAATCATATTTGCGGAGAACGCTGAGGACGAACGTATCAAAGCTGCACTGATTGAAGCATTGATCGAACGATCTAGAGAAATTAAAGCTGAGCATCAAGAAAAACGTATAATAATGGCTCAATATATCGACACGGATAATCTGGAAGAGTTGGGCTTCTGTCTAGCACGTGGATTTACGATCTGCGATACGATTGTCGTATATAAATTTGACTTGAGCCGAGAGATTCCTGAGTACCCTTTACCAGAAGGTGTTCTTGTGAAGCCAACTACTCTGAATGATAGTGAAAATCAGGAGAAATATCGTCAAGCAGAACTTGCTTCCTTTGATGGTGTGGCGTGGAGCCTAAATCATTTGGGATGGATGCAGGGATCACCCGAAATCGTTAATTTCTGTGCGTTTCATGGCGATCAATTGATCGGCAACACCTCAACCTGGAGAATCACCGACGAGAGAAGTGCAACGGAGAATGTATTCGTCATTCCTGAATGGCAGAAAAAAGGTGTCGCTCGTACCATCATCTGCACCGCACTGGATTATCTAAAAAAGCAGGGCAAAACTATCGCCACCTTGGGTACGCATGGAGACAATAAGAAAGCCATTCGATTATATACTCAGATCGGCTATGAGTTGTGCGGTTTCAGATTTACCGTTGGCTATGAAATCCATTAA
- a CDS encoding Na/Pi cotransporter family protein, which yields MDWQDLIFKFVGGLGIFLFGIKYMSDGLQKSAGDKMRGLLEKYTSNPILGVLVGISVTVLIQSSTGTTVMAIGLVSAGLMTLRQAIGVVMGANIGTTMTAFIVGIKIEEYALPIIAVGAFFLFFINKKRYQYIGQIIFGFGTLFLGLATMGGGLKPLRELPAFTDFMIDLSHQPVLGLLVGTLFTMIVQSSSATIGILQTIADEGMINLQGALPILFGDNIGTTITAVLASIGASVAAKRTALVHVIFNIVGAIIFTILLPVVYNIVIWLGEGVNIRMQIAYAHGLFNVSNTLIFLPLIPVLAWIVTKVIPGTKQEIQFKAIYLDERLLATPAMALGQAQHEIVRMGQYASESLQDATGFFFNKDNKSAELALQKEELVNELNRKITDYIVKIHQKGLSPKESENATGWFQTVSDLERIGDHAENIVELGEFRITNKLELSADAAAELKEMMEVANHAVNKALTALEHNDKDAAKEVLQLELQLDDLEREYRNNHIQRLHKNLCSVGTGSIYLDLLTNLERIGDHSKNIAQFVLHE from the coding sequence TTGGATTGGCAGGATTTAATATTTAAGTTCGTTGGTGGACTTGGGATTTTTCTATTTGGTATCAAATACATGTCGGATGGGCTTCAAAAATCCGCTGGGGATAAAATGCGTGGTCTGCTTGAGAAGTATACATCCAATCCGATTTTGGGTGTTCTTGTCGGTATTAGCGTAACTGTATTGATCCAATCGTCGACAGGGACAACGGTTATGGCAATCGGACTTGTTAGTGCGGGGCTTATGACTTTGCGACAAGCCATTGGTGTGGTCATGGGTGCCAATATCGGAACAACAATGACTGCATTTATTGTAGGGATTAAGATTGAAGAATATGCCCTTCCAATTATTGCTGTAGGTGCTTTCTTCTTATTCTTCATTAACAAAAAGCGTTACCAGTATATTGGACAGATTATATTTGGATTTGGTACCTTGTTCCTTGGCCTTGCTACGATGGGTGGGGGACTTAAACCACTTCGGGAATTGCCTGCATTTACAGATTTTATGATTGATCTATCTCACCAGCCTGTCTTAGGCTTGCTTGTCGGGACGTTATTTACAATGATTGTACAGAGTTCTAGTGCAACGATTGGTATTCTGCAGACGATTGCTGACGAGGGCATGATTAATCTGCAGGGGGCTTTACCGATTTTGTTCGGTGACAATATCGGCACAACAATAACAGCAGTGCTCGCATCGATCGGTGCGTCGGTGGCTGCTAAACGTACGGCTCTCGTACACGTTATCTTTAATATTGTTGGGGCGATTATCTTCACGATTCTACTACCAGTTGTTTATAACATTGTCATCTGGCTTGGAGAAGGTGTGAATATCCGAATGCAGATTGCCTATGCTCACGGTTTATTCAATGTGTCTAATACACTTATCTTCCTGCCCCTTATTCCAGTGCTGGCTTGGATCGTAACTAAGGTTATTCCGGGCACAAAGCAGGAGATTCAGTTCAAAGCGATTTATCTGGACGAACGTCTTCTCGCGACGCCTGCTATGGCTCTTGGTCAAGCACAGCATGAGATTGTACGGATGGGACAATATGCATCTGAATCTCTTCAGGATGCAACAGGGTTCTTTTTCAACAAGGACAATAAATCCGCAGAGCTGGCGCTTCAGAAGGAAGAGCTAGTGAATGAGCTGAACCGTAAAATCACCGATTATATCGTGAAAATCCACCAGAAGGGTCTTTCTCCGAAAGAATCAGAGAATGCTACGGGCTGGTTCCAAACCGTAAGTGACCTGGAACGAATCGGTGACCACGCTGAGAATATTGTGGAGCTGGGCGAATTTAGAATCACGAACAAGCTGGAGTTATCGGCTGATGCGGCTGCTGAGCTCAAGGAAATGATGGAAGTTGCTAATCACGCTGTGAATAAAGCGCTAACTGCACTTGAGCATAATGATAAGGATGCAGCCAAAGAAGTACTTCAATTAGAATTACAGCTGGATGATTTGGAGAGAGAGTACCGTAACAACCACATTCAGCGGTTGCATAAGAATTTGTGCTCCGTCGGAACGGGATCTATTTACCTTGACCTGCTGACCAATCTGGAACGAATTGGTGATCATAGTAAAAATATTGCGCAGTTCGTTTTGCACGAATAA
- a CDS encoding glycoside hydrolase family 88 protein, which produces MLQLTYDRDEILSVIDKVVRKTMTMDLTWDWPCGVAYYGVCRAYKTTGNKEYLDMLVQWADEYIELGLPDWTVNTCAMGHMLITLYEETGNQKYWDIVMSKVDYLQNHALRFGDHVLQHTVSVSNDFPEQAWADTLFMAAFFLLRVGSKLNDQEMIQDALNQYYWHIKYLQDPSSGLWYHGYNNVKQDHMSGLYWGRANAWGAYTMSQVKMLLKEWYLYPQCMDVECSLRDQLAALKLVQTENGLWRTVLDDEESYEEVSASCGIAAAMINNGNPLHTKYVQKALKGILHNISEDGRVLGVSGGTAVMKDRDGYRNIPKGWIQGWGQGLALAFLSDMV; this is translated from the coding sequence ATGCTTCAATTAACTTATGACAGAGATGAGATTCTAAGCGTCATCGACAAAGTGGTTAGAAAAACAATGACGATGGATTTAACATGGGACTGGCCTTGTGGTGTGGCTTATTATGGGGTATGCAGAGCCTATAAAACAACAGGAAATAAAGAGTATTTAGATATGCTTGTCCAGTGGGCAGATGAATATATTGAGCTAGGCCTGCCGGATTGGACGGTAAACACTTGTGCCATGGGCCATATGCTGATTACTTTGTATGAAGAAACAGGCAACCAGAAATATTGGGATATTGTGATGAGCAAGGTGGATTATCTTCAGAACCATGCGCTCAGATTTGGAGATCACGTGCTTCAGCATACCGTATCCGTTTCTAACGATTTTCCAGAACAGGCGTGGGCGGATACATTGTTTATGGCGGCATTTTTTCTGCTCCGTGTTGGAAGCAAATTAAACGATCAGGAAATGATCCAGGATGCCCTGAATCAATATTACTGGCATATCAAATACCTGCAAGATCCAAGTAGTGGTCTCTGGTACCATGGCTACAATAATGTGAAGCAGGATCACATGTCTGGATTATATTGGGGAAGAGCGAATGCTTGGGGCGCATATACCATGTCGCAAGTCAAAATGCTTTTGAAAGAGTGGTATCTATATCCGCAGTGTATGGACGTAGAGTGTTCGCTTCGCGATCAGTTGGCGGCATTGAAGCTTGTTCAAACGGAGAATGGTCTGTGGCGGACAGTTCTAGATGACGAGGAGTCCTATGAAGAAGTATCTGCCTCTTGCGGGATTGCGGCTGCTATGATCAATAACGGTAATCCGCTGCATACTAAATATGTGCAAAAGGCCCTAAAAGGCATCTTGCACAATATTAGCGAAGATGGACGAGTGCTGGGTGTATCTGGTGGAACAGCGGTTATGAAGGATCGGGATGGATATCGCAATATTCCAAAAGGCTGGATTCAGGGCTGGGGTCAAGGCTTAGCATTAGCTTTTCTGTCAGATATGGTTTAA
- a CDS encoding AraC family transcriptional regulator translates to MPKKKKPVIEYRHYSLPINFPILLLSGDRWKISDIKSEHLHFHNHLEIGICHSDSGIMEIKGESVPFKAGDVTFIPRYLPHTTYSSPNEASLWSYIFFSPEDLFQHSFKSAYSDFEPNVWAIKGMNYILNKEEHPKVYTLATSIVEELKQKNPYYQESAYGLLLSLYIELLRIYSWNEPLEEQETEHSLKGDFVISPVLEYITKNYMTPITIDFLADLCHLSTTHFRRKFHEIMGTTPLDFLNSTRIEEACKQLKSTDDSILSISGQVGFQSISSFNRCFSKLMGESPKQWRKSAQSEVQSAKASILEFRGWV, encoded by the coding sequence ATGCCCAAAAAAAAGAAGCCAGTCATTGAATACCGCCACTACAGCTTGCCGATAAACTTCCCTATCTTGCTATTAAGCGGTGATCGTTGGAAGATTTCCGATATTAAAAGTGAACATCTACATTTTCATAACCATTTGGAGATTGGTATTTGTCATTCGGATAGCGGCATCATGGAGATCAAAGGAGAATCTGTACCTTTTAAAGCTGGAGATGTGACCTTCATCCCTAGGTATCTACCTCATACGACTTATAGTTCACCAAATGAAGCCAGTCTTTGGTCTTATATCTTTTTTTCGCCTGAGGACCTCTTTCAGCATTCATTCAAAAGCGCTTATAGCGACTTCGAGCCAAATGTGTGGGCGATAAAGGGAATGAACTATATTTTGAACAAGGAGGAACATCCCAAGGTTTATACTCTTGCGACATCGATCGTAGAGGAATTGAAACAAAAAAATCCATACTATCAGGAAAGTGCCTACGGCTTGTTGCTATCCCTTTATATAGAACTCCTTAGAATCTATTCCTGGAATGAACCCTTGGAAGAGCAAGAAACCGAGCATAGCCTGAAAGGCGATTTTGTCATCTCTCCGGTTCTGGAGTACATCACCAAAAACTATATGACACCTATTACCATCGATTTCTTAGCTGATCTGTGCCATCTAAGTACGACTCATTTTCGAAGAAAATTCCATGAAATTATGGGGACGACGCCTCTCGATTTCCTAAACAGTACCCGCATTGAAGAAGCCTGTAAGCAGTTAAAAAGCACGGATGATTCCATCCTCTCGATCTCCGGACAAGTCGGCTTTCAGTCCATTTCCAGCTTCAACCGATGTTTCTCCAAGCTTATGGGCGAGTCGCCTAAACAATGGCGTAAAAGCGCACAATCCGAAGTGCAATCCGCGAAAGCGTCAATATTGGAGTTCAGGGGGTGGGTATAA
- a CDS encoding MBL fold metallo-hydrolase, with the protein MELKKINESIYYLESVRETDRPVLGYVVGENFSIMIDCGNSKSHFDTFIKSLDDNKLPRPKYALITHWHWDHTFGMHAFDGETIVSTATNEVLKRLKKWEWDEESVVQRLETKEEIEFAYNCMKKEYDTFDKITVSTGTIIFEDCLTLDLGGITCQILKVGGPHEADSCVVYLKEAGVLFAGDAHSGDYYHGEGKIDPMKMKEYVEFLTTLSFTTYIPGHDAPMSKEQIIHLLSRFCEVK; encoded by the coding sequence ATGGAACTGAAAAAAATAAATGAGTCTATCTATTATTTAGAAAGTGTTAGAGAAACAGACAGACCTGTTTTGGGATATGTTGTAGGTGAGAACTTTTCAATAATGATTGATTGCGGCAATTCAAAATCGCATTTCGATACCTTTATAAAGAGTTTGGATGATAACAAGCTACCACGTCCGAAATATGCTCTGATCACGCACTGGCATTGGGATCACACATTTGGCATGCATGCCTTTGATGGGGAAACCATAGTATCTACAGCAACGAATGAGGTACTAAAGAGATTGAAAAAGTGGGAATGGGATGAAGAATCTGTTGTACAACGTCTAGAGACAAAAGAAGAAATAGAATTCGCCTATAACTGTATGAAAAAAGAATATGATACGTTTGATAAAATTACAGTTAGCACAGGAACGATTATTTTCGAGGATTGTTTAACATTAGATTTAGGGGGTATCACTTGCCAGATTCTAAAGGTAGGAGGCCCACATGAGGCAGACTCTTGTGTAGTATATTTAAAAGAAGCGGGAGTATTATTTGCAGGTGATGCACATAGTGGAGATTATTATCATGGAGAAGGTAAGATTGATCCAATGAAAATGAAGGAGTATGTTGAGTTTTTAACAACTCTCTCATTCACTACGTATATACCAGGACACGACGCCCCTATGAGTAAGGAGCAAATCATTCATTTGTTAAGTAGATTTTGTGAAGTGAAGTAA
- a CDS encoding DUF4317 domain-containing protein yields MIKKEVAHIRKQFKLDHDMMSIYDILNVYIMKESNEIYHWERLPFGMVDREKQELYMGNFKKLLTGELDQKLFELKFQAEAEEPAQVMLHQALVTGDPDEWQDLMLLLVDRMMADTHYERDTVVTFIRGQYFRPTKDRNDEAEESEKNELFAHPFILCSVNSTEKQRKALLFDYVDREFKYNVIVDPIVKLSTPEQGFFYPSVTDNYSDVNRVLYCTGKSNFPDPHFIEQVLNAERSVTALEERAIFEDIVKEVAGEQLDATTIAQLYEEIHQVIEGGEGEEEPPKLDYRDVERVLKVSGVEDVTTEKVERAFETIVDNKHYEMKASSVMPKFTTKSIKIDTKVATISVSPQDLKYVKQVNYQGRRCILIEVDEDAVIEGFTLTTETL; encoded by the coding sequence ATGATAAAGAAAGAAGTCGCGCATATACGCAAGCAATTTAAGCTAGATCACGATATGATGAGTATTTACGATATTCTCAACGTGTATATTATGAAGGAAAGCAACGAGATCTATCATTGGGAGCGCCTGCCGTTTGGAATGGTGGACAGAGAGAAGCAGGAGCTGTATATGGGCAATTTCAAAAAACTCTTGACCGGCGAACTGGATCAGAAATTGTTCGAGTTGAAGTTTCAGGCGGAAGCGGAGGAGCCAGCGCAGGTGATGCTTCACCAAGCTTTGGTGACAGGGGATCCAGATGAATGGCAGGACCTGATGCTGCTGTTGGTGGACAGAATGATGGCGGATACCCATTATGAAAGAGATACGGTGGTCACTTTCATTCGCGGACAGTATTTCCGGCCGACCAAAGATAGGAACGATGAAGCAGAGGAAAGTGAAAAAAACGAACTGTTTGCGCATCCGTTTATTCTATGCAGCGTGAATTCCACGGAGAAGCAACGGAAAGCTCTCTTATTTGATTATGTGGATAGGGAATTCAAATACAATGTCATTGTAGATCCGATCGTTAAGTTAAGTACACCGGAGCAGGGCTTCTTTTACCCGAGCGTGACGGACAATTATTCCGATGTGAACCGCGTTCTGTATTGTACGGGAAAATCGAATTTTCCAGATCCGCATTTTATTGAGCAGGTCTTGAACGCTGAAAGATCCGTGACAGCACTGGAAGAGAGAGCTATATTCGAAGACATCGTGAAGGAAGTGGCGGGCGAACAACTTGACGCGACCACCATTGCTCAGCTGTACGAGGAAATCCACCAGGTCATCGAAGGTGGCGAAGGGGAAGAAGAGCCTCCTAAGCTCGACTATAGAGATGTAGAACGTGTGCTGAAGGTAAGCGGTGTTGAAGACGTGACGACGGAAAAAGTGGAACGTGCGTTTGAAACCATCGTCGACAATAAGCACTATGAAATGAAGGCGAGCAGCGTGATGCCGAAATTCACTACCAAATCGATAAAGATCGATACAAAGGTAGCTACGATTTCGGTCAGCCCACAGGATTTAAAGTATGTGAAGCAAGTGAATTATCAAGGGAGACGCTGCATCTTAATTGAGGTCGACGAGGATGCCGTGATCGAAGGGTTTACACTCACTACAGAAACGCTTTAG